In the Sinorhizobium arboris LMG 14919 genome, one interval contains:
- the hppD gene encoding 4-hydroxyphenylpyruvate dioxygenase: MGPFPHDAPPPAISVDNPAGTDGFEFVEFAHPEPEKLAELFGRMGYAPVARHRTKNITVWRQGDINYVLNAEPDSHAMRFVGEHGPCAPSMAWRVVDAKHAFRHAVSKGAEAYTGKDKSLDVPAIVGIGGSLLYFVDAYGEKGSAYDAEFEWLGERDPKPAGVGFYYLDHLTHNVYRGNMDKWWAFYRELFNFKQIHFFDIDGRITGLVSRAITSPCGKIRIPLNESKDDTSQIEEYLKKYKGEGIQHIAVGTEAIYDATDKLAENGLKFMPGPPDTYYEMSHERVHGHDEPIDRMKKHGILIDGEGVVNGGMTKILLQIFSKTVIGPIFFEFIQRKGDEGFGEGNFRALFESIEADQIRRGVLGPEAAE, encoded by the coding sequence ATGGGCCCGTTTCCGCATGACGCACCGCCCCCGGCGATCTCGGTGGACAATCCGGCCGGGACGGACGGTTTCGAGTTCGTCGAATTCGCCCACCCGGAGCCGGAAAAGCTTGCCGAGCTTTTCGGCCGCATGGGTTATGCACCGGTCGCCAGGCACAGGACCAAGAACATCACGGTCTGGCGCCAGGGCGATATCAATTATGTCCTGAATGCGGAGCCCGACTCGCATGCCATGCGCTTCGTCGGCGAGCACGGGCCCTGCGCCCCGTCGATGGCCTGGCGCGTCGTCGACGCCAAACACGCCTTCAGGCACGCCGTATCCAAAGGCGCTGAGGCCTATACGGGCAAGGACAAGAGCCTCGATGTGCCGGCGATCGTCGGCATCGGCGGCTCGCTCCTCTATTTCGTGGATGCCTATGGTGAGAAGGGCTCTGCATACGACGCCGAATTCGAATGGCTGGGCGAGCGTGATCCGAAGCCGGCCGGCGTCGGCTTCTACTATCTCGACCACCTGACGCACAACGTCTATCGCGGCAACATGGACAAGTGGTGGGCTTTCTATCGCGAGCTGTTCAATTTCAAGCAGATTCATTTCTTCGACATAGACGGCCGCATCACCGGTCTGGTCAGCCGGGCGATTACCTCGCCCTGCGGCAAGATCCGCATTCCGCTGAATGAATCGAAGGACGACACCAGCCAGATCGAGGAATATCTCAAGAAGTACAAAGGCGAAGGCATCCAGCACATCGCCGTCGGTACCGAGGCGATCTATGACGCGACCGACAAACTCGCCGAGAACGGTCTGAAATTCATGCCGGGACCGCCTGACACCTATTATGAAATGTCCCACGAGCGGGTCCACGGTCACGACGAGCCGATCGACCGGATGAAGAAACACGGCATCCTCATCGATGGCGAGGGTGTGGTGAATGGCGGCATGACGAAGATCCTGCTGCAGATCTTCTCGAAAACCGTGATCGGCCCGATCTTTTTCGAATTCATCCAGCGCAAGGGCGATGAAGGCTTCGGCGAGGGAAACTTCCGCGCATTGTTCGAATCGATCGAAGCCGACCAGATCCGTCGGGGAGTGCTTGGACCCGAAGCGGCGGAATAG
- a CDS encoding MarR family winged helix-turn-helix transcriptional regulator, which translates to MAEDRFELEAFLPYRLNRAAEFVALRFAAQYKARFELTRPEWRTLAALGSSRRSMTATEIGAHATMHKTKVSRAVYRLEQRRWLKREEDGRDRRFEHLALTPAGRRAYGELTELAARYQAELLSLFGAESVQALETGLDAVERAMRESSAGIDSSPSSVPVSAVPRSS; encoded by the coding sequence ATGGCCGAGGATCGGTTCGAACTGGAGGCCTTCCTGCCCTATCGGCTGAACCGGGCGGCGGAATTCGTCGCATTGCGTTTTGCCGCACAATACAAGGCACGGTTTGAACTGACCCGGCCGGAATGGCGAACTCTAGCGGCACTCGGCAGCTCACGCCGCAGCATGACGGCAACCGAAATTGGCGCGCACGCCACCATGCACAAGACGAAGGTGAGCCGGGCTGTCTACAGGCTGGAGCAGCGCCGCTGGCTGAAGCGCGAGGAGGACGGGCGGGACCGCCGCTTCGAGCATCTGGCACTGACGCCGGCGGGCCGGCGGGCCTATGGGGAGCTGACGGAGCTTGCGGCGCGGTATCAGGCCGAGCTGCTTTCGCTCTTCGGCGCCGAAAGCGTGCAGGCACTCGAAACAGGGCTGGACGCCGTTGAACGGGCGATGAGGGAATCGAGCGCGGGGATCGATTCTAGCCCTTCATCCGTGCCGGTATCGGCAGTCCCTCGAAGCTCTTGA
- a CDS encoding Lrp/AsnC family transcriptional regulator, translating to MELLDGFDLKILSELQRDGHLTNNELSERVALSPSQCSRRRTRLEAEGFITGYQAQIDRQKLGLDLMVVISVTLATHNRDNAKRFANLVSGLPEVLEAYALTGEMDYHLRVVTPDLAGLSRFVNDVLLPHDSVQHVKTSIVLETLKSFEGLPIPARMKG from the coding sequence ATGGAGCTGCTTGACGGATTCGACCTCAAGATCCTGAGCGAATTGCAGCGCGATGGTCATCTGACCAACAACGAATTGTCCGAGCGCGTCGCTCTTTCTCCCTCCCAATGTTCGCGCCGGCGTACGCGGCTGGAGGCGGAAGGCTTCATCACGGGCTATCAGGCGCAGATCGACCGTCAGAAGTTGGGGCTCGATTTGATGGTGGTGATTTCGGTGACGCTGGCGACCCACAACCGCGACAACGCCAAACGTTTCGCCAATCTCGTCTCGGGTTTGCCGGAGGTGCTGGAGGCCTATGCGCTGACCGGTGAAATGGATTACCACCTGCGCGTTGTGACGCCCGACCTTGCCGGCCTCTCGCGCTTCGTCAATGATGTGCTCCTGCCGCATGACAGCGTGCAGCACGTCAAGACGTCGATCGTGCTGGAGACGCTCAAGAGCTTCGAGGGACTGCCGATACCGGCACGGATGAAGGGCTAG
- a CDS encoding fumarylacetoacetate hydrolase family protein, which produces MKLATLKDSTRDGKLVVVSKDLTRCSEVGHIARTLQAALDDWTHTGSRLARVAEGIETGSQPTMRFHEHDAASPLPRAFQWADGSAYVNHVELVRKARNAEMPASFWTDPLIYQGGSDSFLGPRDPILMADDGWGIDMEGEVAVIVDDVPMGATLDEARAAIRLVMLVNDVSLRGLIPGELAKGFGFYQSKPSSAFSPVAVTPEELGDAWDGGKLHLPLHVDLNGEPFGRADAGVDMTFDFPQLIVHAARTRPLSAGTIIGSGTVSNKLDGGPGKPVSKGGAGYSCIAELRMIETIEGGAPKTQFLKFGDVVRIEMKDRTGHSIFGAIEQKVGRYERG; this is translated from the coding sequence ATGAAACTCGCGACGCTGAAAGACTCCACCCGTGACGGCAAACTCGTCGTGGTCTCGAAAGATCTGACCCGCTGCTCCGAGGTGGGCCACATCGCCCGCACGCTGCAGGCGGCGCTCGACGATTGGACGCATACAGGTTCGCGCCTGGCGCGCGTCGCCGAGGGGATCGAGACCGGGTCGCAGCCGACCATGAGATTCCATGAACACGACGCCGCCTCGCCACTGCCGCGTGCCTTCCAGTGGGCGGACGGTTCGGCCTATGTCAATCATGTCGAGCTTGTCCGAAAGGCGCGCAATGCCGAGATGCCGGCAAGTTTCTGGACCGATCCGCTGATCTATCAGGGTGGTTCCGACAGCTTCCTCGGCCCGCGCGATCCGATTCTGATGGCCGACGATGGCTGGGGCATCGATATGGAAGGCGAAGTCGCAGTCATTGTCGACGACGTGCCCATGGGCGCGACGCTCGACGAGGCGAGGGCCGCAATCCGCCTGGTCATGCTCGTCAACGACGTCTCGCTGCGGGGCCTCATTCCAGGCGAACTCGCCAAGGGCTTCGGCTTCTATCAATCGAAGCCGTCTTCCGCCTTCTCGCCGGTCGCGGTGACGCCGGAGGAACTCGGCGATGCCTGGGATGGCGGGAAGCTGCATCTGCCGCTTCATGTGGACCTCAACGGCGAGCCCTTCGGCCGGGCCGATGCCGGGGTCGACATGACATTCGACTTCCCGCAGCTGATCGTGCACGCCGCGCGAACGAGGCCGCTTTCAGCCGGCACGATTATCGGCTCGGGCACCGTTTCGAACAAGCTCGACGGCGGGCCGGGCAAGCCGGTTTCCAAGGGCGGGGCCGGCTATTCCTGCATCGCCGAATTGCGCATGATCGAGACGATCGAAGGCGGCGCACCGAAGACGCAATTCCTGAAATTCGGCGATGTCGTCCGCATCGAGATGAAGGATCGCACCGGCCATTCGATCTTCGGCGCCATCGAGCAGAAGGTCGGGAGATACGAGCGCGGCTGA
- the hmgA gene encoding homogentisate 1,2-dioxygenase, producing MLDSAEKQPNAGSGQQRAAGYMPGFGNDFETESLPGALPKGQNSPQKCNYGLYAEQLSGSPFTAPRGTNERSWLYRIRPSVRHTGRFRKTDYPHWKTAPHTPEHSLALGQLRWSPLPAPSESLNFLQGIRTMTTAGDALTQAGMAAHAYAFTVDMVDDYFFNADGELLIVPETGAIQVFTELGRMDVEPSEICLVPRGMMFKVVRLGEEKVWRGYICENYGAKFTLPDRGPIGANCLANPRDFKTPVASYEDKETPCRVHVKWCGSFHTVEIGHSPLDVVAWHGNYAPYKYDLKTFSPVGAILFDHPDPSIFTVLTAPSGEEGTANVDFVIFPPRWLVAEHTFRPPWYHRNIMSEFMGLIYGRYDAKEEGFVPGGMSLHNMMLAHGPDFTGFDKASNGELKPVKLDDTMAFMFETRFPQQLTKFAAELETLQDDYMDCWSGLERKFDGTPGIK from the coding sequence ATGTTGGACAGTGCGGAAAAACAGCCGAATGCCGGCTCGGGCCAGCAGCGGGCAGCCGGATACATGCCGGGATTCGGCAATGATTTCGAAACGGAAAGCCTGCCTGGAGCGCTGCCTAAGGGGCAGAACAGTCCGCAGAAGTGCAACTATGGCCTCTATGCCGAACAGCTTTCCGGTTCGCCCTTCACAGCACCGCGCGGTACGAATGAGCGCTCGTGGCTCTACCGAATCCGCCCCAGCGTCCGGCACACCGGACGGTTCCGGAAGACCGACTATCCGCACTGGAAAACGGCGCCGCATACGCCCGAGCATTCGCTGGCGCTCGGTCAGTTGCGCTGGAGCCCTCTGCCGGCGCCCTCCGAAAGCCTGAACTTCCTTCAGGGCATCCGCACCATGACGACGGCGGGCGACGCACTGACGCAAGCCGGTATGGCCGCGCACGCCTATGCCTTCACTGTCGACATGGTGGACGACTATTTCTTCAACGCCGATGGCGAGTTGCTGATCGTTCCGGAAACGGGCGCGATCCAGGTTTTCACCGAGCTCGGCAGGATGGATGTGGAGCCGTCGGAAATCTGCCTCGTACCGCGCGGCATGATGTTCAAGGTGGTCCGCCTCGGCGAGGAGAAGGTCTGGCGCGGTTATATCTGCGAGAATTACGGCGCGAAGTTCACGCTGCCGGATCGCGGGCCGATCGGCGCCAACTGTCTTGCCAATCCGCGCGATTTCAAGACACCGGTCGCCTCCTATGAGGACAAGGAGACGCCCTGCAGGGTGCATGTGAAGTGGTGCGGCTCCTTTCACACGGTCGAGATCGGCCACTCGCCCCTCGATGTCGTCGCTTGGCACGGCAACTACGCGCCCTACAAATACGATTTGAAGACCTTCTCGCCTGTCGGCGCGATCCTGTTCGATCATCCCGATCCGTCGATCTTCACCGTGCTGACCGCGCCTTCCGGAGAAGAAGGCACGGCCAATGTCGACTTCGTCATATTCCCGCCGCGCTGGCTGGTCGCCGAGCACACGTTCCGCCCGCCCTGGTATCACCGCAACATCATGAGCGAGTTCATGGGTCTGATCTACGGGCGCTATGACGCGAAAGAGGAGGGCTTCGTGCCGGGCGGCATGAGCCTGCACAATATGATGCTGGCACACGGACCGGATTTCACCGGCTTCGACAAGGCATCGAACGGCGAACTGAAGCCGGTGAAGCTCGACGACACCATGGCCTTCATGTTCGAGACCCGTTTCCCGCAGCAGCTGACGAAGTTTGCCGCAGAGCTCGAGACGCTGCAGGACGACTACATGGATTGCTGGTCGGGACTCGAACGCAAATTCGACGGCACGCCCGGAATCAAGTGA